The Amycolatopsis mongoliensis genome includes a window with the following:
- a CDS encoding M20 metallopeptidase family protein: protein MNDLWDRWTRAIEDELPAAIELRHAVHADPRGSGDEEDTARLVARALGAGDGTRVAKTGRAIPLPGGGDGPAVALRAELDALPVLEGTGVPWASENGLMHACGHDVHLAALVAVGRAAVRVGVPRPILALLQPREETSPPGALDVVESGVLAEAGVDTVIGAHVQPRLAQGVVAAVPGPVNASTDEFEVTMYGQGGHAGYPQLLRDPILALSQLVVSLQQLASRRIDPVFGAVCSIGRIQGGAAANVVPTSASAFGSLRLMREKDRERALEALEEIVHGTAKAHGCTAELEISPCEPVLANDPVLATGAQRRLAHAGVTVDDQFRSFGADDFAHYCGGGTRGLMLFVGLGDTAGVPSLHDDQFLPRDHAVVQVAHALVAGYLAAVDVTAG, encoded by the coding sequence GTGAACGACCTTTGGGACCGGTGGACGCGGGCGATCGAGGACGAGCTGCCCGCCGCGATCGAGCTGAGGCACGCGGTGCACGCCGACCCGCGCGGCTCCGGCGACGAGGAGGACACCGCCCGGCTGGTGGCCCGCGCGCTCGGCGCGGGCGACGGCACCCGGGTCGCCAAGACCGGCCGAGCGATCCCGCTGCCCGGCGGCGGCGACGGCCCGGCCGTGGCGCTGCGGGCGGAGCTCGACGCCCTGCCGGTGCTGGAGGGCACCGGCGTGCCGTGGGCGTCGGAGAACGGCCTGATGCACGCGTGCGGCCACGACGTCCACCTCGCCGCACTGGTCGCGGTCGGCCGCGCGGCGGTGCGCGTCGGCGTCCCCCGGCCGATCCTGGCGCTGCTGCAGCCGCGGGAGGAGACGTCGCCGCCCGGCGCGCTCGACGTCGTCGAGTCCGGCGTGCTGGCCGAGGCCGGGGTGGACACGGTGATCGGCGCGCACGTCCAGCCGCGGCTCGCGCAGGGCGTCGTCGCGGCGGTGCCCGGCCCGGTCAACGCCTCGACCGACGAGTTCGAGGTGACCATGTACGGCCAGGGCGGCCACGCCGGCTACCCGCAGCTGCTGCGTGACCCGATCCTGGCGCTGTCGCAGCTGGTCGTGAGCCTGCAGCAGCTCGCGTCGCGGCGGATCGACCCGGTGTTCGGCGCGGTCTGCTCGATCGGCCGGATCCAGGGTGGCGCCGCGGCCAACGTCGTGCCGACCAGCGCGAGCGCGTTCGGCTCGCTGCGCCTGATGCGGGAGAAGGACCGGGAGCGCGCGCTGGAGGCGCTCGAGGAGATCGTGCACGGCACGGCGAAGGCGCACGGCTGCACCGCCGAGCTGGAGATCAGCCCGTGCGAGCCGGTGCTGGCCAACGACCCGGTGCTGGCGACGGGCGCACAGCGCCGGCTGGCCCACGCCGGCGTCACCGTCGACGACCAGTTCCGGTCGTTCGGCGCCGACGACTTCGCGCACTACTGCGGCGGCGGGACGCGTGGCCTGATGCTGTTCGTCGGCCTCGGCGACACCGCGGGCGTCCCCAGCCTCCACGACGACCAGTTCCTCCCGCGCGACCACGCCGTCGTCCAGGTGGCGCACGCGCTGGTGGCGGGCTACCTGGCCGCTGTGGATGTGACGGCGGGCTAG
- the lgt gene encoding prolipoprotein diacylglyceryl transferase encodes MISAYLATIPSPDRGVWHLGPIPIRAYALCIIAGIIVAIWWGERRWAARGGTKGTVIDVAVYAVPFGLVGGRLYHVITDPELYFTEGKNPWNAFAIWDGGLGIWGAVALGAVGALIACRRKGVPLPAMADAIAPGIVVAQAIGRIGNYFNQELYGAHTDLPWGLEVYQRFNPDDPNNLLNGVATGHIPLPESPVHPTFLYELIWNLLVALLVVWADRRFKLGHGRAFALYVAGYTVGRGWIEMMRTDTANHILGLRVNVWTSILLFAGAAAYFVLAGKRGPREAPESLRSKDAPGPEETPVEEPSSEDSAAVEEPEHAKVAAEAPASAEKPAEDAPAEEPKKTDES; translated from the coding sequence GTGATTTCCGCCTACCTCGCGACGATCCCCAGCCCCGACCGCGGGGTGTGGCACCTGGGACCGATCCCGATCCGTGCGTACGCCCTGTGCATCATCGCCGGCATCATCGTGGCGATCTGGTGGGGGGAGCGGCGCTGGGCCGCCCGTGGCGGCACCAAGGGCACGGTCATCGACGTCGCCGTGTACGCCGTGCCGTTCGGCCTGGTCGGCGGCCGGTTGTACCACGTGATCACCGACCCCGAGCTGTACTTCACCGAGGGCAAGAACCCCTGGAACGCGTTCGCGATCTGGGACGGCGGCCTCGGCATCTGGGGCGCCGTCGCCCTCGGCGCGGTGGGCGCGCTCATCGCGTGCCGGCGCAAGGGCGTCCCGCTGCCGGCGATGGCGGACGCGATCGCCCCGGGCATCGTCGTCGCGCAGGCCATCGGCCGCATCGGCAACTACTTCAACCAGGAGCTCTACGGCGCGCACACGGACCTGCCGTGGGGCCTGGAGGTCTACCAGCGCTTCAACCCGGACGACCCGAACAACCTGCTGAACGGCGTGGCGACCGGCCACATCCCGCTGCCGGAGAGCCCCGTCCACCCGACGTTCCTGTACGAGCTGATCTGGAACCTGCTGGTCGCGCTGCTCGTGGTGTGGGCCGACCGGCGCTTCAAGCTCGGCCACGGGCGGGCGTTCGCGCTGTACGTCGCGGGGTACACGGTGGGCCGCGGCTGGATCGAGATGATGCGGACGGACACCGCGAACCACATCCTCGGCCTGCGCGTGAACGTGTGGACGTCGATCCTGCTGTTCGCGGGCGCGGCGGCGTACTTCGTGCTCGCCGGGAAGCGCGGGCCGCGGGAGGCACCGGAGTCCCTGCGGAGCAAGGACGCGCCCGGGCCGGAGGAGACGCCGGTCGAGGAGCCTTCCTCGGAAGACTCGGCCGCGGTGGAGGAGCCCGAGCACGCGAAGGTGGCGGCAGAGGCTCCGGCGTCGGCGGAGAAGCCCGCGGAGGACGCACCGGCCGAGGAGCCGAAGAAGACCGACGAGAGCTGA